The sequence below is a genomic window from Novosphingobium sp. KACC 22771.
CGGACAGAACCAGTGGTCCTATGTTTCGGCACCCCAGCGCCATCTCGATGATCGCGTGCTCTTTCTGCCCCGTGGCAAGGTGCTGGGCGGCGGCTCCTCCATCAACGGCATGGTCTATGACCGTGGCTTCCATTCCGATTATGACCAATGGGCGCAGGCGGGCTGCGAGGGCTGGTCCTTTGCCGATGTGCTGCCCTATTTCCGCAAACTGGAGAGCTGGCACACGCAGGGCGATCCGCTGCACGGCACCGACGGCCCGATCGCCGTCACCCGCGCAAGTCAGGACCATCCATTCGCTCAGGCCTTTGTGGCGGCAGGACAGCAGGCAGGACACCCCTATTGCGCTGACCTCAACGGCGCCGCGCGTGAAGGCTTTGGGCCCACCGACCTCACCACGCGGCAGGGCCGCAGGGTCAGCGCCAGCTCGGCCTATTTGCGCCCTGCACTGGATCGCCCTAATCTGAAGGTCATCGCCAACGCGCATATCACCCGCGTCACCATGCGGGGCACACACGCCACCGGGCTTGAATTCCGCAGCGAAGGCAATCTGCACACAGCCTTTGCCCGCAAGGAGGTGGTGATCAGCACCGGCGCGATCAACACGCCGCAATTGCTGATGCTGTCGGGCATCGGCCCCGCCGCGCATCTGGCAGAGCACGGCATCGGTGTAATCGCCGATCTGCCGGGCGTGGGTCAGGGTTTGCAGGACCATCTGGCCGGTCATGTCAAATATCGTTCGACCAAGCCGCTATCGATGCTGCGCTATCTCAATCCGCTGCGCGGCGCTGTGGCGATGGCGCAATATCTTGCTTTGCGCAAAGGCCCGCTGGCCGATCCGGGCATGTCGGTCGCCGCCTTTGTCAAATCCGATCCCGCGCTGGACGAAGCCGACATCAAGATGCTGCTGGTGATGGCCTTGTTCAGCAATAACGGCCGCACGCTCACCCCGCAGCATGGGTTTTATGCGCATATCAACGTCGCCCGTCCGCAAGCACGAGGTTCGGTCACACTGGCCAGCGCCGATCCCATGGCCCCGCCCGTGATAGACCAGAACTATAACGGCACGCCGCGCGACCGGCGTGTGATGCGCGAGGGGCTCCGCATCGCCCGCAAGGTGTTCCAGCAGGCCGCGTTCGATGATTTCCGCGGCGAGGAAATCGCCCCCGGCCCCGATGTGCAATCCGATGAGCAGCTTGATGCCTATGTGCGACGCTCTGCCGAAGCGGATTATCATTCCACCAGCACCGCACGCATGGGAACCGACGCGATGGCCGTGGTGGACCCGCAATTGCGGGTCAGAGGCGTTGCGGGGCTGCGCGTGGTGGATGCCTCGGTGATGCCGCATCTGCCGGGCGGCAATACGGCGATCCCCGTCGCGATGATTGCGGAAAAGGCGGCAGACATGATCCTTGGCAGGCCCGCCTTGCGCGCATAACGAAGGCGGGCGTTATGGCCCGCCTTCCCGCATCCCTCAGGCGTTGCTGCCCGTCATGGTGCGCGCTGCGATATAACCGAAAGTCAAAGCCGGGCCGAGCGTAACACCGGCCCCGGGATAGCTCTCGCCCATGGCGGAGGCAGCATTGTTGCCCACCGCAAACAGACCGGCGATCGCGGTGCCATTGTCATCCACCACCTGCGCCCTGGCATTGGTCAGCAGGCCGCCATTGGTGCCGATATCGCCAGGATAGATCGGCATGGCATAGAACGGCCCTTGATCAATCGGACGCAGGCAGGGGTTGGGCGCGTTGCGCGGATCGCCATACATCTTGTCATAGGCGGCTTCGCCACGGTGAAACGCCGGATCTTCGCCCTTGGCCGCACCCGTGTTGAAACTGGTGACGGTGGCCGACAGCGCGGTCGGGTCCATGCCGATGTCTTTCGCCAGTTCCTCGATGCAGCGGCCTCTTTTTAGAATTTGCTTCACAGCGCCCGGCTGCGCCCAATCGGGGATCAGCGGATAGAGGGGCCCCATGGCATAGAGCTGGCGATAGCGATGGTCGAAGATCATCCAGCTCGGGCTGGCATCGCCATGTTCCTTTTGGCGCCGCGCCATCTGCTGGCCTACGATGTGATAAGAGGCGGCCTCGTTAAGATAGCGCTCGCCCTTGCCGTTGACCATGATACAACCCGGCAGCGCGCGCTCGATGGTGGAAAGCCGCCCGCGATCCTCACCCGGCACATGGAACACCGGAGCCGCCCAGGCCGATTGCAGGTTCAGCGCGCCCGCCCCGATGGCGGCACCGGCGCGGATCGTGTCGCCGGTGTTGCTGGTCACGCCGCCCGAATAGAGCGCGTTGGGATAGAGCGGCGCATTGGCGTCACGCATCGCCTGATTCTTGTCGAAACCACCCGCCGCCAGTACCACGCCCTTGCGCGCATGGATGCGGAAGGGCTTGCCGTTGCGGGTCACGATCGCGCCGGTCACCCTGTCGCCATCACGCACCAGTTCGGTCAGCGGGGTTTCCAGCCACAGCGGCACGTTACGCTGGTTGAGAGCGAGGCGTAGACCACCGGTCAGCGCGTTGCCCAGCGTCAGACGGCGATCCTTGCGCGAGGTGAAGCGGAAGGGCCAGTCAAACCAGTATTTCGCCATGTTCTTCGCCAACATGGTGAGCCAGCCCTTGCTGCGATAAAGCAGGGCATAGGTCTCGTCGAAATGCCAGTTGAGATAGCCGAACAGGCTGGCCGCAGGCGATGGAAAACGCTGGGTGCGGATATCGCCGCCCAGCGGTTTGCCATCGAGCGGCAGCGGCAGATGGGTGCGGAAGCCCTTGGTCGAGCCGCCCGGATTTTCGGCATGATAATCGGGATAGGGAAAGGCCATGTACTGAACCGGCGTATGGGCCATCAGCCAGTTGAGCATCGGCCCGGCATTGTCGACATAGGCGCGGATATTCCCGCTGGGCACATTGTCGGCCGAAAGCGCGCGCAGATAAGCAAAGGCATCATCGAGATTGTCCTCGAAACCGGCCTGTCGGGCCACATCGCTGCCCGGGATCCATATGCCGCCGCCCGATGTGGCCGATGTTCCGCCCCACAGCCTGTCCTTTTCGACGATCAGCACATCGGCGCGGGCCTCCGCCCCCACCAGCGCACAAAGCATGCCCCCGGCGCCCGAGCCGACCACCAGAATATCGACTTCCTTGTCCCACGCCTTTGTCATGTGCGGCCCTCTTATCCCCTATGTCACGCGGCGACAGCGCCGCTTCGCTCTTGTGCCCCTTACCTAACACCAGCCTTTTCGTAACGCAATTCACGTCTTAACTTGCCATTACCGGCGCTTCATGCGTAATATTTGACAATAACAATTACGAGAAATGGGATAGGCGATGAGCATGTTGGACGGCAAGGTGGCGATTGTCACGGGCGCGGGACAGGGAATCGGGCAAGGTGTGTCGCTCGCGCTGGCCGCGGCCGGGGCCAAAGTTGTTGCCGCATCCCGCACGCTGGCCAAGGTTGAGGACACCGTGCGCCAGATCAGGGAACGAGGCGGCGAGGCCGTTGCCGTGGCCTGCAACGTGCGCGTGGCCGAGGATCTGGCCGGCACGGTTGAGGCTGCTGTCAATCAATTCGGCGGGCTGGATATTCTGGTCAACAATGCTCAGGAAGTGCCGCTGGGCCGCTTTGATGACGTGAGTGATGAAGCGTTTCTGGCCGGTTTTGAATCGGGTCCGCTGGCCAGCTTT
It includes:
- a CDS encoding GMC family oxidoreductase, with translation MEFDYVIAGAGVAGCILANRLSADSGLRVLLIEAGGKDSSPLITAPGGMLPMMMAGQNQWSYVSAPQRHLDDRVLFLPRGKVLGGGSSINGMVYDRGFHSDYDQWAQAGCEGWSFADVLPYFRKLESWHTQGDPLHGTDGPIAVTRASQDHPFAQAFVAAGQQAGHPYCADLNGAAREGFGPTDLTTRQGRRVSASSAYLRPALDRPNLKVIANAHITRVTMRGTHATGLEFRSEGNLHTAFARKEVVISTGAINTPQLLMLSGIGPAAHLAEHGIGVIADLPGVGQGLQDHLAGHVKYRSTKPLSMLRYLNPLRGAVAMAQYLALRKGPLADPGMSVAAFVKSDPALDEADIKMLLVMALFSNNGRTLTPQHGFYAHINVARPQARGSVTLASADPMAPPVIDQNYNGTPRDRRVMREGLRIARKVFQQAAFDDFRGEEIAPGPDVQSDEQLDAYVRRSAEADYHSTSTARMGTDAMAVVDPQLRVRGVAGLRVVDASVMPHLPGGNTAIPVAMIAEKAADMILGRPALRA
- a CDS encoding FAD-binding protein; this encodes MTKAWDKEVDILVVGSGAGGMLCALVGAEARADVLIVEKDRLWGGTSATSGGGIWIPGSDVARQAGFEDNLDDAFAYLRALSADNVPSGNIRAYVDNAGPMLNWLMAHTPVQYMAFPYPDYHAENPGGSTKGFRTHLPLPLDGKPLGGDIRTQRFPSPAASLFGYLNWHFDETYALLYRSKGWLTMLAKNMAKYWFDWPFRFTSRKDRRLTLGNALTGGLRLALNQRNVPLWLETPLTELVRDGDRVTGAIVTRNGKPFRIHARKGVVLAAGGFDKNQAMRDANAPLYPNALYSGGVTSNTGDTIRAGAAIGAGALNLQSAWAAPVFHVPGEDRGRLSTIERALPGCIMVNGKGERYLNEAASYHIVGQQMARRQKEHGDASPSWMIFDHRYRQLYAMGPLYPLIPDWAQPGAVKQILKRGRCIEELAKDIGMDPTALSATVTSFNTGAAKGEDPAFHRGEAAYDKMYGDPRNAPNPCLRPIDQGPFYAMPIYPGDIGTNGGLLTNARAQVVDDNGTAIAGLFAVGNNAASAMGESYPGAGVTLGPALTFGYIAARTMTGSNA